One part of the Candidatus Bathyarchaeota archaeon genome encodes these proteins:
- a CDS encoding DEAD/DEAH box helicase family protein, translating into MTPNTSEKGFQNDIIAHLVSTGYQKRITLNFNKDSCLDPELTLKFIHDTQEKEWMKFERIYGGKSEEKFLFRLIKELDSKGTIHILRSGFKDSGCDFKLFYPKPYNNKNLDLFEKFDKNIFSVIDELEYQEKEKGNRIDLVLFINGLPILSVELKDTFSQGVERAIKQYKETRDHRETVFQRMLVHFAMSDEKIYYSTKLAGPKTEFLPFNKGLENPEVPDNYKTAYLYNDILQINKLSKLISNFIYMKKDAKTGEEKPIFPRYHQFECVNMLLEDPKIGQNFLIQHSAGSGKTNTIAWLSHGLVNKFDKEDNRLYDMVIVVSDRKVIDKQLRDQVQGIEKVKGMVEVIDEKKHSSDLFEALKMGHNIVVTTIQKFPHILEGIKELPNRKYAVIIDEAHSSQAGANARALKRVLTTNSLDEAEKLDSGDLEKSDEDLLKEIEAVKSRKNISFFAFTATPKNKTLEMFGCPKADKNGKLILNENGEPELFPFHLYTMKQAIEEGFILDVLQNYISYETYFKLFKKIKDDPEFDEKKTKKLLRDFVEKNPVAVAKKTEIMLHHFMNSSAHKIDGKAKAMIVTRSRLHAVLYKKAFDKLIQEENCPIKALVAFTGVVKHDEQEYTEDSMNNLPSRTTIESAFSADEYKLLIVANKFQTGFDQPLLHTLYVDKMLNGITAVQTLSRANRINPGKSDTFVLDFANKPEVIQKSFEPYYEVTYLSEATDPHKLYELQDKLLDYQIFEMKDVENFFSNWRRNVSQPKLHAILNPIVESFKQKRGKDQVDFKKTLNRYQSMYGFLSQLIPFSDLALEKLYLFNKFLQKKLPTINNPLSFSVLEDVDIESYKIVNKGQKEIKLSSDGELKPISATVGKFAPEIKEKLSKIISALNDAFGTDFNEDDRVFLGTIQENLLKNKDLQKKLEHNSKENVKVIFNRYFDDEMTKLLNSNMKFYKRIVDNEKLREKLKSALFDLVYYQYVRQKKKTDKVKASKKPPDNG; encoded by the coding sequence ATGACACCCAATACTTCCGAGAAAGGATTTCAAAACGACATTATTGCTCACCTAGTTTCAACCGGTTATCAGAAAAGAATTACGTTAAATTTTAACAAGGACTCTTGCCTCGACCCAGAGTTAACTCTGAAATTTATTCACGACACTCAAGAAAAAGAATGGATGAAATTCGAGAGAATATATGGCGGTAAATCTGAAGAAAAATTCCTTTTTAGGCTTATTAAAGAGCTTGACAGCAAGGGCACGATTCATATTCTTAGGAGCGGATTCAAAGACTCAGGCTGCGACTTCAAACTATTTTACCCCAAGCCATACAATAACAAGAATCTCGACCTGTTTGAAAAGTTCGATAAGAACATCTTTTCGGTTATTGATGAGCTTGAATACCAAGAGAAAGAAAAGGGAAACAGAATTGATCTAGTACTTTTCATTAATGGATTGCCTATTCTTTCTGTAGAATTAAAGGACACATTCTCCCAAGGTGTGGAGAGAGCGATCAAACAGTATAAAGAAACGAGAGACCATAGGGAGACAGTATTTCAAAGAATGCTTGTCCATTTTGCGATGAGTGACGAAAAAATATATTACTCTACAAAGCTTGCAGGGCCAAAGACCGAGTTCTTGCCCTTTAACAAGGGTTTGGAGAACCCTGAGGTGCCAGACAATTACAAGACTGCCTATTTATACAACGACATTCTTCAAATAAACAAGCTCTCCAAACTAATTTCTAATTTCATCTACATGAAAAAAGACGCTAAAACGGGTGAGGAAAAACCCATTTTTCCCCGGTATCACCAGTTTGAATGCGTCAACATGCTTTTAGAAGATCCAAAGATAGGTCAGAATTTTCTAATTCAGCATAGTGCGGGAAGCGGGAAGACAAATACCATCGCTTGGCTATCCCACGGGTTAGTGAACAAATTTGACAAGGAAGACAACCGACTCTATGATATGGTCATTGTTGTTTCCGACAGAAAGGTCATAGATAAGCAACTTAGAGACCAAGTGCAGGGGATTGAGAAAGTTAAGGGAATGGTTGAGGTTATCGACGAAAAGAAGCATTCCTCTGACTTGTTTGAAGCTCTAAAAATGGGACATAATATAGTTGTTACCACTATCCAAAAATTTCCTCATATACTTGAGGGAATTAAGGAACTGCCAAATCGCAAGTATGCCGTTATAATCGATGAAGCCCATTCCTCGCAGGCAGGAGCTAATGCAAGGGCGTTAAAGCGTGTTCTGACGACCAACAGCTTGGATGAAGCTGAGAAATTGGACAGTGGCGACTTGGAAAAGTCAGACGAGGATTTACTAAAGGAAATAGAAGCGGTAAAATCAAGGAAGAACATTAGCTTTTTCGCATTCACTGCTACCCCAAAGAACAAAACACTTGAGATGTTCGGTTGCCCCAAAGCTGACAAGAACGGCAAACTAATCTTGAATGAAAACGGAGAGCCGGAGCTTTTCCCTTTTCACCTTTATACTATGAAGCAAGCTATAGAGGAGGGCTTCATACTGGATGTTCTGCAAAACTACATCTCTTATGAGACCTATTTCAAGCTCTTCAAGAAAATTAAAGATGACCCGGAGTTTGATGAGAAGAAAACAAAGAAGCTTCTCAGAGATTTTGTAGAAAAGAACCCAGTTGCAGTCGCCAAAAAAACCGAAATAATGCTACACCATTTCATGAACTCAAGCGCTCACAAGATAGACGGTAAAGCAAAGGCAATGATTGTAACCAGATCAAGACTGCATGCGGTTCTTTACAAGAAAGCATTTGACAAGCTCATACAAGAGGAGAATTGTCCAATAAAAGCGCTGGTAGCTTTTACTGGCGTTGTGAAGCATGACGAGCAAGAGTATACAGAGGACTCCATGAACAACCTGCCGTCAAGGACCACTATAGAAAGTGCTTTCTCGGCAGACGAGTATAAACTCCTAATTGTGGCGAACAAGTTCCAAACAGGGTTTGACCAGCCTCTTCTTCATACATTATATGTTGATAAAATGCTTAATGGAATCACTGCTGTACAGACGCTGAGTAGAGCAAACCGAATCAACCCGGGAAAAAGTGACACCTTCGTCTTAGATTTTGCTAACAAACCTGAGGTAATTCAAAAGTCGTTCGAGCCATACTATGAAGTAACTTATCTTTCGGAAGCTACAGACCCTCATAAGCTCTATGAACTGCAGGATAAGTTGCTTGATTACCAAATATTTGAAATGAAGGATGTCGAAAACTTCTTTTCAAACTGGAGACGGAATGTTTCCCAGCCTAAACTACATGCGATTCTAAATCCAATAGTCGAATCTTTCAAACAGAAGAGGGGTAAGGATCAGGTTGACTTCAAGAAGACCCTTAACAGGTATCAAAGCATGTACGGGTTCTTGTCGCAACTTATTCCTTTCTCAGACTTGGCCCTTGAGAAACTGTATCTCTTTAATAAGTTCCTTCAGAAGAAGCTACCCACGATTAACAATCCGCTCTCTTTCTCTGTTCTAGAAGACGTTGACATAGAATCCTATAAAATAGTCAACAAGGGGCAAAAAGAGATAAAGCTAAGTTCTGATGGCGAACTAAAGCCTATCTCTGCCACCGTTGGAAAATTCGCTCCTGAGATAAAAGAAAAACTATCAAAAATAATCAGTGCCCTTAATGATGCGTTTGGTACAGACTTCAACGAAGACGACAGAGTATTTCTGGGAACCATCCAAGAAAACCTGCTTAAAAACAAGGACTTACAAAAGAAGCTTGAGCATAATTCCAAGGAAAACGTAAAGGTCATTTTTAACAGATATTTCGATGATGAAATGACCAAGCTATTGAATAGCAATATGAAATTCTATAAACGAATTGTAGATAACGAAAAACTAAGAGAGAAGCTCAAGTCAGCTCTTTTCGACCTGGTGTATTATCAGTATGTTAGGCAAAAAAAGAAGACTGATAAAGTGAAAGCATCAAAAAAGCCTCCTGATAATGGTTGA
- a CDS encoding terminase family protein produces the protein MHKDRLLEERAGLRSDIAAAEELGERKVESLRSDVKSFFEQVFGFTPYRYQMELAEMFEKNQFTAVRWARQTGKSFSVSALLLKYAWEHPDSYIAIVGPSWRQTKLNIRRMGGFCRKLPQQPGLHIQKTRITLPNGSMIEAFPNNPDTIRGPTFKVIWIEEANFVPNDEELYDAILFTLGTTNGKLIATSTPWNTDSLFWKMCNHKDYSDFARSHVRWSDALEPNGPLKPAIVEKIKRQFGDDPQRWRREMEAEWAEDEDVWLAQSLIVACVGTVKNCGEDLQEFNPEASSEGDFFAGLDLAQTRDYCVLSVVERLNDKLFLRHLKIFQQPTLYAQVLGYLKALQDRWGGFQKIRVDFTREGPSIIADMQTAGIENAEGVNFSVPRKSEMASLLKQRMMNKQFYYPLLNWERPYRGDLCTELNVERYDLRKDGAIGYSHPNGTHDDVFWSIALAVFATVQMEPEPFLTVIPR, from the coding sequence ATGCATAAAGACCGACTCCTTGAGGAAAGGGCAGGGCTCCGTTCTGACATAGCGGCTGCTGAAGAGTTAGGTGAACGCAAGGTCGAAAGTCTAAGGAGCGACGTTAAGAGCTTCTTTGAACAAGTCTTCGGGTTCACTCCCTACCGCTACCAAATGGAACTTGCGGAGATGTTTGAGAAGAACCAGTTCACCGCGGTACGTTGGGCACGCCAAACAGGTAAGAGCTTTTCAGTTTCAGCATTGCTTCTCAAGTATGCCTGGGAGCATCCCGACAGCTACATAGCGATTGTTGGTCCAAGCTGGCGCCAAACCAAACTCAACATACGCCGCATGGGCGGTTTCTGTCGAAAACTTCCACAGCAGCCCGGCTTACACATCCAAAAAACAAGGATCACTCTGCCAAATGGCAGCATGATTGAAGCCTTCCCAAACAACCCCGATACAATCAGAGGCCCAACCTTCAAAGTAATCTGGATCGAAGAAGCAAATTTCGTTCCTAACGACGAAGAGCTCTATGATGCAATCCTGTTTACGCTTGGAACAACCAACGGCAAGTTAATCGCGACGTCAACGCCTTGGAATACGGATTCGCTTTTCTGGAAGATGTGCAACCACAAAGACTATTCTGATTTTGCACGGTCGCATGTTCGGTGGAGTGATGCCCTTGAACCTAATGGTCCGCTTAAGCCTGCTATTGTTGAGAAGATTAAGCGTCAGTTCGGGGATGATCCGCAACGTTGGCGTCGAGAAATGGAAGCCGAATGGGCGGAAGACGAAGACGTTTGGCTGGCTCAAAGCTTAATCGTTGCCTGCGTAGGTACGGTGAAGAATTGCGGCGAAGACCTCCAAGAGTTCAACCCTGAAGCTAGCTCTGAAGGCGACTTCTTTGCTGGACTCGACTTGGCACAAACCCGAGATTACTGCGTGCTCTCGGTGGTTGAGCGTCTAAACGATAAGCTCTTCCTTCGGCACCTAAAGATTTTCCAGCAACCCACACTCTACGCCCAAGTTCTCGGCTACCTTAAAGCGCTACAGGACCGATGGGGCGGCTTCCAAAAAATCAGAGTGGACTTCACCCGCGAAGGCCCAAGCATAATAGCAGACATGCAAACTGCAGGCATAGAGAACGCTGAGGGCGTCAACTTTAGTGTACCCAGAAAAAGCGAAATGGCAAGCCTATTGAAACAGCGCATGATGAACAAACAATTCTACTATCCACTACTCAACTGGGAACGACCGTATAGAGGCGACCTCTGCACCGAGCTAAACGTTGAACGCTATGACCTACGCAAGGACGGCGCCATAGGCTACTCGCACCCAAACGGCACCCACGACGACGTGTTTTGGAGTATCGCGCTAGCCGTGTTTGCTACCGTACAGATGGAACCCGAACCATTCCTAACGGTTATTCCAAGGTGA
- a CDS encoding HK97 gp10 family phage protein, which produces MQGVEEFKAAMQRLDSGMQREVHSFLASWAADVKAEAMRLVPVRTGYLRSTIYAKIQEWVAEIGAVATYALAVELGTKYMQAQPYLYPAIQQYLPQLEAVITSAIEQAKAEAGL; this is translated from the coding sequence ATACAAGGCGTAGAAGAATTCAAGGCAGCTATGCAAAGGCTAGATTCGGGCATGCAGCGTGAGGTCCACAGCTTTTTGGCTAGCTGGGCTGCCGACGTCAAAGCCGAAGCAATGCGCCTTGTTCCCGTCCGGACAGGTTATCTTCGAAGCACCATCTATGCGAAAATTCAGGAATGGGTAGCTGAAATTGGCGCAGTCGCCACCTACGCCCTAGCTGTCGAGCTAGGCACCAAATACATGCAGGCACAACCCTATCTTTACCCAGCAATCCAGCAGTACCTGCCACAACTCGAAGCAGTCATAACCTCAGCCATTGAGCAAGCTAAAGCGGAGGCGGGGCTATGA
- a CDS encoding phage tail tube protein produces MVDTYHSDQEKFYYVPEGTFGVVPASPALLGHSCSSLDADINPNNIKVSGTGSIDLVALKRGLRQPLLKIKYPIPSDAPINFLQYVKQELNISLSLQVLYYKDIFATATDIISLIYKGARFNKATLTCDIDGILECEAEFPAQDVEVTTAKITGASYTDYAGAVSGSESYVKIGGVTCERVTSWKLQIDNSCKPVPVIRSVNGHLAKYLTWGKRLLTGELNFEFESKQEADDVLADTEQTSLEFGLGGTNKVSVEHTKWEDFSLSGKSEDLIYAKVPFTARGPLTIS; encoded by the coding sequence ATGGTTGACACCTATCACTCAGATCAAGAAAAGTTCTACTATGTGCCGGAGGGCACCTTTGGAGTAGTTCCAGCTAGCCCAGCGCTGCTTGGGCACTCCTGCAGCAGTCTAGACGCAGACATAAACCCAAACAACATCAAAGTCTCAGGCACCGGTTCAATCGATCTGGTCGCATTAAAGCGGGGCTTAAGACAGCCGCTTCTGAAAATTAAGTATCCGATCCCATCGGATGCACCCATCAACTTTCTCCAGTACGTCAAGCAAGAACTCAACATCAGCTTATCCTTGCAAGTGCTCTACTACAAAGACATTTTCGCCACAGCAACCGACATCATAAGCCTAATCTACAAGGGCGCCAGATTCAACAAAGCCACTCTAACATGCGACATAGACGGCATCTTAGAATGCGAAGCCGAATTTCCAGCCCAAGACGTCGAAGTCACCACCGCAAAAATTACGGGAGCTTCATACACCGATTATGCCGGTGCCGTCTCTGGTAGTGAAAGCTATGTCAAAATCGGCGGTGTAACCTGCGAGCGCGTCACTTCTTGGAAACTGCAGATTGACAACTCTTGCAAACCTGTCCCAGTCATCCGTTCAGTTAACGGGCATTTGGCAAAGTACCTAACTTGGGGTAAACGGCTGCTGACAGGGGAACTCAATTTTGAGTTTGAAAGCAAACAGGAAGCCGACGACGTCTTAGCCGACACCGAGCAAACCAGTTTAGAATTCGGGTTAGGCGGAACCAACAAAGTGAGCGTAGAGCACACAAAATGGGAAGATTTCTCTTTGAGCGGCAAATCCGAGGACCTGATCTACGCTAAGGTGCCCTTCACGGCTAGAGGACCGTTAACAATTTCATAG